The genomic DNA ttcataataatttaattttggaggTAACGCAACAtatgattggctgacgttattttgttatgagcccatagacataatttagtcatgtgaccgtgacgtcgtcaacgttttttcatggtttcctacggtttaaaatggaatttagaattaaattatcagaaatgactgtaatattttttctgtctattcaaaataacataaaaaatgtggtgcacactgttgaATAACACGCTACGCGTTTATTAGAAAGTGCAACATGGGATATAAATGAGCCATTCTAAAGTGGCGAAAATTCATGAAATTACCCGATTGTAAAACATTAATTATACATAGTTATTTTATAAGTACAACTAGTATATTTATGGCATACATGATCTGTTTAATTCGTCTAAAAGAATTAATTCGacaaaagaattgaaaatatttgataataaaatcgTAATATAATAAAATCTTACAGAATCTTATCAACCCGACTAAAACAAAAATCTCAATTTGTTTCAAAACACGCATTATAACCATTTCAACTATgctaaagtacatgtattataatgatttacttaATGGACGTATATTGTGTTTAATACTGGTCATAAGAGTTTATaggaatagttatcaaaagtaccagggttataattttatacgccagacgcgcgtttcgtctacataatactcatcagtgacgctcatatcaaaatagttaaaaagccaaatagattcaaagttgaagagcattgaggacccaaaattttaaaaagttgtgccaaatacggctaaggtaatctactcctgggtaAAAAAATTCCTATAGGAAACTTGTctatatctaaataaataaGCGACATTTTGTCACCTTGAATCTTTAAATACCAAGATAGTCGTCTTCTCTGTTTGTGTGTCTAATCCTTTTCCCGATCTTGACAGTTTTCCTTAGTGtcgaaaaaatacaaataaaaataaaacttcgaGGGAAAATCTTACCGGAAAGTTTCTCATcaaatgcaaaatcaaaagcttaaacacatcaaactacaGGATAGCAACTTCCATATttcttacttggtacaggcattttcttatgtacaaaatggtggattaaaactGGATGAAGCTGATGGAAGGCAATGCATGTTAAAGACGCTGACACACTCGGGTTCACTCTTTTGTGTTCATTTCGCGATTAACCTTGAAAAATATACCCCGCGAAAATATACCGATATACAGTATTTATTTGTGTTGTCTCTTTAAACAAGCTAGAACTTGTGGTTCTATATCGTAACATTGTATAGAATCGGTCAGATAATGGTAAGCATAATAGTATAAgaatgaataaactcatcatatataccaggttaaaatttagtatttacgccagacgcgcgtttcgtctctACAAAAGActgatcagtgacgcttgaatccaaaaaaggtaaaaagtccaaataaagagataaagtacgaagttgcaGAGAAATGAGAAccaaaattctataaaatattgcaaaatacaACTTATTTCTGATATAGaaagcctaagtatttcaaaCTTCGCCCCTTTCGAATCGTTTTCCTTCTTATCGTGGTATTCATTCATGAggtaattttcaaatttaagatttagaAAAATCTTAGTCgacagttttacaaaaaaaacttgtatatatatatcggGCTTTGGTTTAACAAAGTTTGATTGATTTAACTTAAATTTTGACTTTCGCAATCTTGTAAATACTGCGTTTGTagagacgaaacgcgcgtctagcgtaaatataaaatttcaatccaggtatctatgatgagtttatttacaaccactggttCGATGCCACTGATGGTGCAGTTTTTATCTCCCCgtgggtatcaccagcccaggagtcaccacttctgtgttgacttaagttatcattgatatgttcgttattataaattaactgttaatttaactttaaattttggaaatacaaaggcttttctacctcaaaAATAGATTAACCTTAGCTGAATTTgatctaagcgtcactgatgaggtttatatagacgaaacgcgggtCTGGCATATTAGATTACaagcctggtacatttgataactattttttcCGTATATCATGCTAATATTTGACGCTGTCACAGCTAAgatctttattaatataaattattaaaaatgtgaACCTTGCAgtcaataatacatgtatataaaattataaaaagtttgcCTATGAAATCCCCTGGTTTTATTGGCAATTAACCATACAGGGCAGAACCTTATTGCCATTGTTGTAACATTAAGGGGATTTGTTAACAACTATCAtagtaaaataaagtatcagaagttgttaaaaaaaagaaacatattttccTTAATTATTTAGTAAGCTTATATTGACACCCACCCAATTTATAACTTCTAATTGCATTTAGTTAATTTGAACCGAATGAGATAGTGCTACTGTACTAATATTTCTAATACTAAATTTAATCAGACtcatttgtttgttgttatcgGTACATCAATATATTCATTCTTGATCACTCCACTTGATTTAAACATCGATAAACGTTATTTAATTTAgtcttttttaaacattataacaaataacattgatatgaAATCATTTGTTTGAATACAGTGCTttaatattatgtatttttattagCAAGCATGCCAACgtctatttatttattacctacatatatgataattaatGCCTTACATTAAAATCGATTTCCTGAAATTACATTTGTAAACCTGATTGTTAAGTACGATCAAAGTGATAACAGTTTCAACGAGCATTCATTTGAAGAATGATTACCTCGGATGGGCAAACATCTTTCCGTTGAAGACTGACTTTATATTGGAAAATAGCCGGTAATACCTTTTTGAGCTTtcttcatctgaaaatgtctgGTGAAATTCATATAAACGTTGGTGGTACTCTCTTTGAAACAAAATGGTCAACATTACAAAGACATTGCGATACTTTATTAGGATCACTTACAACAACATCAGAATATTACAATAAGGATAAGAAACAGTTTTTCTTTGACAGAAATCCAGAATTGTTCAACACCATTCTAGACTTTTACAGAAATGGAGAACTTCACTTTCCTACCCATATTTGTGGGTGGAATTGGAAACAGGAACTTGAATTCTGGAGAATTTCCGTTACAGACATATCCGAATGTTGTTACccaaaatacatcaaatacgAAAAAGATCAGAATCtggttaattatataaaaaatgcttTCATTGTGCGCACGGCAGAATATCAAACTCATAAAGTATCGTGTTTAGCAGGTATTAAACAAAGAATTTGGCTTTTCCTGGAGGAACCAACATCTTCGATTGCAGCAAAGGTGAGTTATTTGAGAatatgtggagcagaatctgcttatcCTTCTTGATCACCCCTAGTTTGGGTTCGTGTTACTagatctttagttttctatgttgtactattatttatctgtttgtcttttaattttttagccatggcgttgtcagtttattttcattttaagcctAAATAGTTTACggagaaaattaaataaaataatgttttagtaacatatcaaagtaaagagatgtggtataattataAATGGTTCAACTATTCAAATAAAGTGGTggtaaaaaaacgagaaaactaacgtcctattttataattaaacaattaacaaatataacagacaAGAAACTAGCCACTAGAGTACCGGTTCCTGACATTTTCATGGTGTCTGTGTACTGGTTGATACTTTAGTCTGATGAGAacattatctatttatttatctaactgactttgaactagctttcagtaactgagAATGCTCCGACAATGCTAAGTCAGTGTAAACTGGACTCAAACtagttttgatatataaaggtgtttatttaaagtaagaaaCAAATGGAATTATACGGGgcatatatctcccaattgatacgatattcccgtggtTACATTTTCTATTATGATTTCTTTGATAGAGAGTTGCTGCTCACAATATAGCTATAAATTCAAGAGTtctaaatggtgaagttgaaatcatctcgtCGTAAATtatacggacgccatcacgggttggttgaccgttatggaataaccgtttcacaaatgatattggatatgttccttaagTCGAAACTACAATCCCATTCCCTCTCACCTTGTTATCAATTAatcaacacgatgggtgccacatgtggagcaagatctgcttacccctCCGGAGAACCTGggatcactcctagtttttgttggggttcgtcttgtgtattctttagttttctttgttgtgtcatgtgtactattgtttgtccgtttgtctttttcattttaagccatgacgttgtcagtttatttttgatttacaagtttgactgtccctttggtactTTTATTCATCccgaaatgaaaatttaatcaacTATTGTATTTTCAGATTCTTTCAATCTTATAAAATCTTGCCACGTAGtgaagataaaaatataaattgggCAAAATTCTAATccatttttggtcctcaatgatTTTTCAACCTCGGCCttttaacattatttgattcgagcttcattgatgagtcttttgttgacgaaacgcgcgtttggcgtcaatataaaatttcaatcttggtatgtatgatgagtttatttccatgTCTTGTTTTTCAGATATTTAGCATTTTCTACCTGTTAATAGTATTGTTGTCTGCCATCACACCGATGCTGGTTACACACCCGGATTTGCGACAGAAACATGTCGATCTCGATAAACTGATTTACTGGGTAAATCTGAATGGACTAAATCTATGGATAGATAAAGAAAATCCAAAGGAAGTCATGTTTGTTACAACTGTACCGCCCAAATGGCTGAAGGATTTGGACCTCTTCATTACGATGTTCTTTTCTTGTGAACAAATTTCAAGATTTGCATCCTGTCCAAGAAAGAAGGAGTTCTTCAAAGACTGGTTGAATGTTCTTGATATAATACTGTTCTTCGCTATGTGGACTATTTTCATTATTGATCAATCGTTTGATGAAAAGTTACTTGAAAATTATGAACTGTTAATATTTTATTCCGTGTGTTATTGTCTCGTAGTTTTCCGACTTTTTAGATTCTTTAGAATTACGAAACAGTACAGTGCGCTTAGAATATTATTGATGTCCGTGAAATCTAGTATGAAAGAACTGGGTTTACTCAGTATTACATTTCTGATTTTTGTCTTATTGTTTGCTAATCTCATATATTTCGCCGAATTGCGGGATCCGACGACCTTTCCAGATATGGTGATAGGTATTTGGTGGACCGTCGTAACTATGACTACAGTAGGATATGGTGATGAGGTACCTAAGACTGCTCTGGGACGTACTGTTGGATCATTGTGCGCAGTTTCAGGTCTGTTAATTATAGCTATGCCAATTGCTGTAATTGCCGGAAAATTTAATGACTTGTATGAGAAAAATGCGAACAGAGAGGATTTTCAAAAACTACACACCATTCAAAAGATTGGCAAGGTTCATCCTAGCAATATCATGACATTGAAACAAAGTCTGAAAAATACGCATCACCTAAATACCAGAGAAATGAAATCTAACGCTGATAATAAAATATTCGATGTAGATATGTAAAACTATATTGATAATTGAATACTGTGAGTTTCATTATTCTTCGTTGCATATCAATTCCCGGTTGCATGGGTACATAtgaacaactgttatattcgtGACTTtttacaggcatttccttatgtagaaaatgatggaagCAATTAAAATGCTCAATTGACACTTATGGAGGTTGACTTCCTTAGGTGTTTTGTACAATCTTTAACccttttccattttatttttaaaaagacgAAAAAGTCGCATcgtgttaatatttttttgtattcgtaCCATTTAAATTACATATCTATGttagtcaattattttttaatcattttatacataaaataattactaaaaatcattttaaacacattttatttattcatggcaaatacatgtatgttgaattccacaaatatatttcttttagaatcatcatttttcattaaaaaagataagaagACACAGACATTAGTTTTTAGCACGACGATCATTAGAATTCATAGGGGACACCTGTTTACATTAATATAAAGTAGTCGTAAATGGAATATGCTCGAACATTAGACATTATTCTATGAAACCGTcgatttttcatttacatttgttACCACGGGTTGGGCATTTATATTCGATTATTTTATCCGGAACGGCAGTTACGTCtaatattttcatacaaaattttcctttgattCCAGTAACTGATAACTTTCTTTCTTAGCGGATGTGAGTGGTGTAAacaaattatcgctagaaactaatgGCACACGTGCTTGTCGCCATTTGACAACGTCTTCATAGGTAAAATGACGATAACAGAtaatcattggtcatctcaactcgattgttTTTCTGACATTCGCCGTActggctcaagcgagaaaagcAATCTCGTTGATCACCAACGGTTATCTATAATAAttcattaattatttcaaataaacttacatttttcacctaaacatgtttttaatccaattttattgatttctggGACAAAGAAGAAGCTTTGAAATACATTTGTAGcaggtatttatattttattgtggAAGCAAACATATTTCCTCACCTTCTTTAGTTCCCAAAGTTGGTAACATCAATTCGGGGATTTTTCATTTCCTGAAGTTTTACACcgaaacaaatattgaaaagtactgatttgtttattttgctacaGAAGCAAGATAACTATTATGAGTCTGCATCTTGACCAAGGTACACCGCGAGTTTCATGTCGCAAATTGGATATACCTAGTTGTATAAATAAGTCGGGCATTATGCGTAACAGTCAGATTTCTGTATTCATGTGTACAAGGGGATTGATGTAGAAAAAtctgattattattaaataCTAGTGCATTAGTATCTACTGCCgtcttataaatgaaaaatgtcatGGAATTTGTATCACACTTTTACATTTACATTGGTTAAAACTTTAACAATATCCCTTtgatcttttttcaaatataatacacGACTATGTACTTTATCATCTGATTCAAAAGGTCTTGTTTTACATAAGTACATCTGTTCTACTGATTGATAAAGGTGGAACGGTGCTCTGTACTGATTAAAATGTGTTCTACTGATTGATGAATGTGGAACGGTGCTCTGTTCTGATTAAAATGTGTTCTAATGATTGATGAATGTGGAACGGTGCTCTGTACTGATTAAAATGTGTTCTACTGATTGATGAATGTGGAACGGTGCTCTGTACTGATTAAAATGTGTTCTAATGATTGATGAATGTGGAACGGTGCTCTGTACTGATTAAAATGTGTTCTAATGATTGATGAATGTGGAACGGTGCTCTGTACTGATTACAATGTGTTCTACTGATTGATGAATGTGGAACGGTGCTCTGTACTGATTAAAATGTGTTCTAATGATTGATGAATGTGGAACGGTGCTCTGTACTGATTAAAATGTGTTCTAATGATTGATGAATGTGGAACGGTGCTCTGTACGTATTAAAATGTGTTCTAATGATTGATGAATGTGGAACGGTGCTCTGTATTTATTAAAATCGCTTTTCTATGGTCGTTCTGTCgtcagttttctcattggcaattttactatttattcatattgttataaacatttcagaaaaacaatgaaaacaaacaagatTGTGCTAATATTTGATGAACATTAATTAATTTCAATGCTTAGTAAATGTATTGCAATATCTACCATTTGTCTACGatcaagaaataaaaactttaattgacgttctattattattttttaatcaaatacatTATCTATATAAATCATGAAATCAATTGTTTCTATAGAAAGAGGTCATGCCGTTTGAATCgacaatttaatgtttttcattgttatgataattcatttttgtatgtgcattttttattaaataactgTATTAGTCAATACATTAcgaaatataaacatattaatataaaaaagaagatgtggtatgattgccaatgagacaactatccacaaaagaccaaaatgacacaaacattaacaattataggtcactgtacggccttcaatagatataggaagatgtggtgtgagtgccaatgagacaactctccatccaaataacaatttaaaaattaaaccattataggttaaagtacggccttcaacacggagccttggctcacaccgaacaacaagctataaagggccccaaaattactagtgtaaaaccattcaaacaggaaaaccaacggtctaatctatataaacaaaacgagaaacgagaaacacgaatatattacataaacaaacgacaactactgtacatcagattcctgacttaggacaggtgcaaacatttcaacaatgagcaaagccaataccgcatatagtcagctataaaaggcctcgataagaaaatgtaaaacaattcaagcgagaaaactaactgttAAACTTATTAAAACGATACTAAGCCAaccatatgtatttatatatttttttttagattacgattttattcaaatactttATAATCATTAAACTCGTTTTTACATGGGAACAAATAGGATGAGAACAGGACGAttcgtatttttttaaatgtctttttcaaAGTCAGAAAGGCGGCCGTTTTTTATCCATTTCTAAGAATGTCAGTGTTTGTTTTCTAGCAGTTCAGTATTTCTGTTATGTAGTTCTTTTCTCTTATAGTTTATATGTTAGTCTAGGCTTTGGTTTGTGTGtatgaataattttaaacaaatgaaagatATGTTCAACCTGGTTTCATAAGTAATTATGATGTGTATCAAATAATGATTGTTCCTACTAAATAGGTATGATATCGAGTatcatatcaatatatatatacatgtatatacttcaaacacaataaatgaacggataaataacaaaaataatcaacatgatagacaaaaaaaatatttcagtcatttcttataatttaattctaaattctatttaaaaccaTAGAAGACtatgaaaaaaacgttgatgacgtcacggttaCATGACAAAACtgtgtctatgggctgataaacaaaacgacGTCAGCTAATCGATATCAAAAGACACGTGTCATCCAGAATTAATTGAACTTTTAATAGAGAATACAAGAGGTTATACCACATATTCTGTTGAGAAATTTGTTTCCTGCGTAATCATAAACAAAGAGAATAAATGAAGCATCCTTGATTTATATTAGGGAGGTCAACTgggtgaaaatttacaaatcgATTACTCGTTTGATTTACCTAGCGATACTCAAATACTTGCTCGGTAAAACCTTTTCAAAATGGATTAACTAAAGCATACACCTTATATATGTTGGTGTTCTTTTTGTATGATCATTAAACCCTCAACATTATTCCCTAGGACTAGATAATAGTCTGATAAATTTTATGCCacaattaattattataatagttcatttactacatgtactaattATGTAAACTGAcaataatcaaatgaaataattagTAAATACCTTTAGAAAAATTATTACCCAAACTcgtaaataaacacattttaattatcAACAAAGGAGAGATGATTTGAACTTACTTTTGCCTTTAATAGTTTCGAGAGGGTCAACACAGGTGAACAAAATTTGTTCTAATCTAAGAATATTTTGTCTCAGTCTATAGGAGGAGCGATCCGATAAAAGtttttcttatatcaacgagcgatattgtcttataaTATCAACGAGTTGCGTAGTGGGAAACTTCGGACGAATGTTAGCATTTGTATATCGAAACGCAGATTTCTCGAAATAAAGTAatgactttttttcttaaaacggGTGACATTTAACACGACAAACGTCTGTTCAAACGAGAAATGCACGATTCATCATTTGTAGGTGTACACATTCTATACATATCATGTAGCAAACTTAGTGGAATGCAATAGAGATGAATTCAATTGTTTGCATAGCCAAAATCACCTTACAAGTCAAagatactgctatattttattatatcaatgcgatattttcttatatcatagcgatgattttttaatataaaatatttatgaatgcgatacttttctactataactgctatagttttctaatatataaTGAACACGTCACAGTGCATGTCAACAAGAAAACTGCAAACATAAATCACAAACTAAGATCATGACCGGTTTAATGTTTTTGAATCTCTATCACTAAAATTTCGtaactgtaacaaaattaacgctTTCATGAACTTATCATTTCGAAAATGTTGCTTGACCCTCTGGATAGATGAAAGTGTTAACAACCTGTTCAGTATATTGTTTTCAACAACATGGTTTGACCGACTAATTCTATTTGAAGTGATGATACAATGGCAGAATTTAAAGAGGTTGCAAATAGTTTACCGACCTATTAGATTCTaatatattggtatcactgCTCTAGCCTTTCCACCTTGATAATATCGAAgtagacaaaaaatattattacgtAAAAGAAACATTCATTCAAACATTCAAATCCAATACAGCTCCAAATtacaatgaatattcaaatggtaaaataaataatccaaacaaattaaaatgcacAAATGCTGATGTCCCGAACTTTGAAGATAATAACTGAGTAACCTTAGACTATAAATTGGACAACTTCAgatacaacgaaaatcaaaaatcttgtcaaacagaaaatatatttattattaacataaaaaaaaattgaggaggaaaactttttttttatcaaagtctTTTCATGTTGGTAAATCGATATCTCTATGAACATAATCAGCTCGCCGCTTGGACGCTATTTTACAGGATGCCCATGAGGGCATTTCGATGTATTGTTGCCACAGAGATTTGACTTTCCTTTTTTACTAGTAACCGATCGTATTAATACGTGAACATTTCTTAGTGCAAAATAATAATCCGTATCGCTTGTTATAAATGCATTTCTTCAATGAGTACACTAAAAAAGATGTTaagaacacaaataaataagatgtaaatgtcttttgacGTTGGAAACGTGTACatatcttttctatatttataaatttagattGTTCAGTTTGAGGACTGGAAAGTAGTTATTTATAAGGGGAATTTTAAAGagttatagatataagaagatggtgcatgagttcgaatgaaacaactttccatcaaagtaataatttgtttaaagtaaaccataatataTCAAAGTAGGGCATTAAAGACTGAACCTTGGCTCACAGCGAACAGCACGCTATAAAGGAACaaaacattactagtgttaaaccattcaaacagggaAACCAACGctctaatttgtataaaaaaaggagattcaAAAGTACAGGTCAGATATTGTCGAATCAATCTGAACGACGACAGTATGATTCATCTTTGTCACAAGTTAGTTTCATTGTTATCATTAAAGAAATCATCCACGCGTGCGTTGCGAGAATATCGGATATACATTATGGAGAGGGCTAACATAGGCTATGCCTGTTGCccaatccaattcaatttatttgaataaaatattgtttaaactaaactaaacatTATTCCGGTGCGTTCATTATAACATTAACTAAATGTCATATATGTGAACAATCATTTTGATACTTAGCTAATTGATTACGACATTGCTTATTAAACccttttttgtttagttttgctTCCAAAACCAATTGAGAATTTAGTAAGATGTTaccaaaaacaatttcaattgaAGCAATGGTCTTAAAACGGCTTATTTACATACAAAATTGctaagaagtaaaatcacaaaaatacgaggaatattcaaaacagaaagtcccttgtcaaatggtaaaatcaaatgataaaacacaccaaacgaatcgataacaactgtcacatttcCAACTCAGTActgacattttcaaattttgaaaatgtggATTGAACCTTTTTTTAAAGCGCTTAAACgctcacgtgtatgacagtctcatcaaattctgtcatatttacaacgatgcgtaaacaaaacagacataataggtaaa from Mytilus trossulus isolate FHL-02 chromosome 8, PNRI_Mtr1.1.1.hap1, whole genome shotgun sequence includes the following:
- the LOC134728068 gene encoding potassium voltage-gated channel protein Shaw-like, which codes for MSGEIHINVGGTLFETKWSTLQRHCDTLLGSLTTTSEYYNKDKKQFFFDRNPELFNTILDFYRNGELHFPTHICGWNWKQELEFWRISVTDISECCYPKYIKYEKDQNLVNYIKNAFIVRTAEYQTHKVSCLAGIKQRIWLFLEEPTSSIAAKIFSIFYLLIVLLSAITPMLVTHPDLRQKHVDLDKLIYWVNLNGLNLWIDKENPKEVMFVTTVPPKWLKDLDLFITMFFSCEQISRFASCPRKKEFFKDWLNVLDIILFFAMWTIFIIDQSFDEKLLENYELLIFYSVCYCLVVFRLFRFFRITKQYSALRILLMSVKSSMKELGLLSITFLIFVLLFANLIYFAELRDPTTFPDMVIGIWWTVVTMTTVGYGDEVPKTALGRTVGSLCAVSGLLIIAMPIAVIAGKFNDLYEKNANREDFQKLHTIQKIGKVHPSNIMTLKQSLKNTHHLNTREMKSNADNKIFDVDM